TGTCCGCAGGAGAAACAAAACGGCTTGCATATTCGGTTTTGACCGACGCACAAAAGCATCGTTTTGAAGAGAATCTTGAACTGGACTTTTCCTTCGGTCTCAAAGGTATGTCACGGTTTCGTGCCAATCTTTTCAACCAAAAGGGTGCGGTTGGTGCGGTGTTTCGTGCGATCCCGTATGAGATCAAGACATTCGAGGCCCTAGGTCTGCCACAGGTCATCTCGGACCTATGCAAAAAGCCGCGTGGTCTGATCTTGGTCACGGGGCCCACAGGCTCCGGTAAATCGACTACGCTTGCGTCAATGGTCGACAAGATCAATATCGAGCGTCACGATCACATCTTGACGATCGAGGATCCGATCGAATTTCTACACAACCACAAGAACTGTGTCGTGAATCAACGCGAAGTCGCGGCGGACACGCATTCGTTTGGTGCTGCCCTCCGGACCGCCCTTCGTCAGGACCCGGATGTGGTGCTTGTCGGCGAAATGCGAGACCTCGAAACGATCGAGATGGCTCTCAGAATCGCCGAAACCGGCCATCTGACGTTTGCCACATTGCATACGAACTCGGCCTACTCGACCATTAACCGTATTATCGACGTCTTTCCCGCCGGCCAACAGTCCCAGGTACGGACCCAGTTATCGCTCGTACTCGAAGGCATAATGTGTCAGACGCTCTTGCCCAAAGCGTCAGGTGACGGCCGGGCGATGGCTCTGGAAATTCTCGTGCCCAATGCAGCCATTCGAAACCTCATCCGCGAGGACAAGATCCACCAGATCTACTCAATGATGCAGACCGGTCAGGATAAGTTCGGAATGCAGACGTTCAACCAAGCGCTCGCAACGCTCTTCCATAAGAAGCAGATCACTCTCGAAGTTGCGATGCAGCGGTCGTCGAACGCGGACGAACTGAGAGAACTGATCGAACGCGGATCGGGTCTGAACGACTCTTATGGCGGCAGCGGCCGCCCGTTAACTCGGCCCGCGGGCGGCAGTCCGTACGCACAAGCAAGAAATATCGGCGAGCGACCCCGCTAGTCGCATAACGATCAATAGGAGCTAATTAAAGCCATGCCAACATTTGCATTTAAGGGCAGAAATCGCCTCAACGAACTAGTCACCGGCGAACGCGAGGCCGCTACACAGGATGAACTGCGGGCGCTATTGCGACGTGAGCAGATCGTGATGACGCAAGCCTCAGAAAAGGGGCGCGAAATATCGATCCCCAAGCTCGGCACAAGGAAAAAGGTCAAGGCTAAGGAACTCGCGGTATTCACCCGACAGTTCTCAGTAATGATCGACGCCGGATTGCCGCTTGTGCAGTGTTTGGACATTTTGGCCGAACAGCAGCTCAACGCATTTTTCAAGGATGTGCTTCGGCAGGTGAGACAGAGCGTCGAAGAAGGTTCGACACTCTTTGCCGCTTTGCAAAAGCATCCGAAAGTCTTTGATAGCCTGTTCACCCATATGGTCGAGGCCGGTGAAACCGGTGGTGTGCTGGATCTGATCCTGCAGCGTCTGGCAACACTGATCGAAAAGGTGGTCAAACTTAAACGCAGTATCGTTTCAGCGTCAATTTACCCCGCCGCCGTCATAACGGTCGCAATCGGAGCCATCGCGATCATTATGATCGTCGTCATTCCGCAGTTCGAGCAGATCTTCCTCGGCCTCTTGGGGCCCGGCGAAGCACTTCCGTTACCGACCAGGATCGTTATGTCGATCTCAGGATTCATCGCCGGATGGGGCGGACTGACAACGCTGGTCGTTTTGATCGCATCGGGAATCGGGATCAGCACCTATTACAAGACGCCAAAGGGACGCTGGCAGATCGATGCTTTATTGCTCAAAACACCTATCTTCGGTAGCATCCTTCGCAAGGTCGGGGTTGCTCGCTTTTCCCGTATCCTTTCAACACTGCTTTCGTCAGGTGTGCCGATCCTGCAATCACTCGACATTACGGCTAAAACCGCCGGCAACGTCATTATCGAGGACGCTATCCTTAAGGTTCGGGCCGGTGTCGAGCGCGGAGAGAACTTTGTCGATCCACTTAAGGCAACTAATGTATTCCCTCATATGGTCGGGCAGATGATCGGTGTTGGTGAACAGACCGGTGCCCTCGACGCGATGCTAGGTAAGATCGCCGACTTTTATGAAGAAGAGGTCGATACCGCTATCGCCGATCTACTCGGCTTGATGGAACCCGTCCTGATCGCATTTCTTGGCGTGACCATCGGCGGAATCGTTATCTCGATGTACTTACCGCTGTTTTCGCTTATTGGCAAACTTGCCGGAGGCGCAAAATAACGGCATCGATCCACAGGGTCGAATAAGTCAATTGGTCGCAGCAGGCTCATCCTTAAATTCAAAAGGATGGCGCGTCAATAGACTTCCTGCCAAAAATATAGGAACAGCGTTTGAATTTCCGCAACTATAAGTTGCCTTTCATAGTCCATTCAATGCCGCCCGATAGCAAGACTATCGGACGGCTTATTTTGTCTTACCGACCAACTATGTAGTGTCGAAACTGTTGCACAAGCCTACGATTTTGAACTGATCCGTGTTATCGTGACCAAAATAACTTGGTTACGGAGAGTTCGATTTGATGTATAAATGTTTCGGCCGCCTGGGGCAGAGCGGGAGTGATTTGGTGTTGTGGGTTTTGCTCACCGCGTTTGGGTTATTTCTGCTGGCAAGCCCACCGGATATTGCTGCGCAGGATGGGGCGGTAAATGAGGGTATCACGATCAATACCGCCGCGAAATTTGATGTCTCACCGCCGCTAAGGTCGATCAAACCGGATGTTTCGACCAAGGTCAAAAAGGCTGATGACGATAAAGGTGCCGATGGCCCGGTCAACGACACTCGACACACTCCTGATCGGGCTTTGCAGTCGGCACTTGGAGTGGGTGTATTTAGTTCACCCGAACTCATCCCGCCGCCCCTCGCGAACTTTGCCGGTATGGGCGGTAATGGCAGTACGCCGCCGGATCCTAACGGTGATATAGGCCCCAATCACTATATTCAGACGGTTAACGCCCGTTTTCAGATATTTAACCGAGCGGGCGTATCTATGTTTGGACCTTCGAATATCAATACGCTATTTGCGGGATTTGGCGGCCCTTGCCAGACCGAAAATGCGGGCGATCCCGTCGTCTTGTACGACCAACTCGCTGACCGTTGGCTGATCAGTCAGTTTTCTGATTCTAACGGGCCGTTCTTCAATTGTGTGGCGATCTCGACCACCGCTGACCCGCTTGGTACGTACTATCGTTACGCATTTGAAACACCGACCTTTCCCGACTATCCCAAGTACGGCGTGTGGCCTAACGCCTATTTGCTCAACACGCGTGAGAGCGGTTTACTCGGCGTTATGGCTCTCGAGCGATCTGAGATGATCGCGGGAAATCCGCTTGCCAGATTCGCACGAAGCACGGTGAATCAGGGCGCCTCGGGCCCGAACGGACTTTTGCCGGTCGATATGGACGGCTTTGCATTGCCGCCGGCCGGCAGCCCGGCGTATTTTGTCGGCAGTTCTGACGATGGTGCCGGTGCAGCATCGGACGCTCTCTTGCTTTATAAATTTGATGTTAACTGGGCAAGCCCCGTAAAATCCGTGTTGACTGGGCCGATCATTTTGAATTCGGCGCCATTTGACACGATCTTTCCGTGTTCGCCGACCTCGCGAACCTGTATCCCTCAACCGGACACCACGGTCCGGTTGGACATTCTCTCGTACCGTCAACGGCCTACATTTCGTTTGGCGTACCGTAATTTCGGCACCCACGAATCGCTGGTAACATTGCAATCCGTTGAA
This is a stretch of genomic DNA from Chloracidobacterium sp.. It encodes these proteins:
- a CDS encoding type IV pilus twitching motility protein PilT, which gives rise to MNFDQQASVESQLTLPDLLKKLTDLGGSDLHLSTNSAPQVRVHGHLSPLPGIPAMSAGETKRLAYSVLTDAQKHRFEENLELDFSFGLKGMSRFRANLFNQKGAVGAVFRAIPYEIKTFEALGLPQVISDLCKKPRGLILVTGPTGSGKSTTLASMVDKINIERHDHILTIEDPIEFLHNHKNCVVNQREVAADTHSFGAALRTALRQDPDVVLVGEMRDLETIEMALRIAETGHLTFATLHTNSAYSTINRIIDVFPAGQQSQVRTQLSLVLEGIMCQTLLPKASGDGRAMALEILVPNAAIRNLIREDKIHQIYSMMQTGQDKFGMQTFNQALATLFHKKQITLEVAMQRSSNADELRELIERGSGLNDSYGGSGRPLTRPAGGSPYAQARNIGERPR
- a CDS encoding type II secretion system F family protein, with protein sequence MPTFAFKGRNRLNELVTGEREAATQDELRALLRREQIVMTQASEKGREISIPKLGTRKKVKAKELAVFTRQFSVMIDAGLPLVQCLDILAEQQLNAFFKDVLRQVRQSVEEGSTLFAALQKHPKVFDSLFTHMVEAGETGGVLDLILQRLATLIEKVVKLKRSIVSASIYPAAVITVAIGAIAIIMIVVIPQFEQIFLGLLGPGEALPLPTRIVMSISGFIAGWGGLTTLVVLIASGIGISTYYKTPKGRWQIDALLLKTPIFGSILRKVGVARFSRILSTLLSSGVPILQSLDITAKTAGNVIIEDAILKVRAGVERGENFVDPLKATNVFPHMVGQMIGVGEQTGALDAMLGKIADFYEEEVDTAIADLLGLMEPVLIAFLGVTIGGIVISMYLPLFSLIGKLAGGAK